A window of Candidatus Poribacteria bacterium genomic DNA:
CGAATTGGAACCGAACAGTTTATCGCCAGTATCGCTGATTCACTGCGTAAAGAGAACATTATGGAAGCCGTTTCCACTTGCGAAGAAGCTGGTGGCCCGCTTGCGAATGTGCTTAAAGCAGGATTGCTGCGATACAGCCAAGCCCAAATTGAGGAACGCGATATTAGCAAAGAGGAAATTCAGGAAGCTATTGAGGAAGCAAGCCTCCTTGAAATCCCTGAACTCGAAAGGAACCTACCGGTTCTCGGTACAGTTGCAGTCGTTTCTCCGCTGTTTGGTTTGCTCGGAACAGTTACAGGTATGATTAGTGCGTTTACGACAATCGCACTTGAAGGTACTGGTGACCCGCAGCAGCTCGCCGGTGGTATCTCACAGGCACTTCTCACAACTGCTGCTGGCTTGACAGTTGCTATTCCTTGCCTGATTTTCTTCCAACTCTTCGATAGCTGGGTTAACAGACACATGGTTGAGATCTCTCAGGTTTCTACCGAGATCGTGAACCAGCTGATTGTTGGAGAAGGCGGCGAAGCTTAGTCAGCTGAGTCTTGGAACGGAACGGGCGGGTGCTTCACTCGCCCCCTCCTAAATCTCATTAATGAGAAAGGAGATTTTGAATGGCACAAGTCAACGGAGAACAGAAATTAACGCTGCTTGCAACCAAGATTCGGGAACGCAAGCCGCCAACACTCAGTATGGCACCTATGATTGACTGCGTGTTCCTGCTTTTGATCTTCTTCATGGTCTCGACAACCTTCTCGCCGATTCCAGGTCTTCGGGTGCAGCTCCCGCCACCGGGGAAACCATCACCCGATAAACCGAAAGGTCTGACCGTTCGAATCGCTAACCCGGAACCCGGTGCTGACAGAGGCACTATGGTGCTGAACGACGAGGTTGTCCAACTTGATGAAATGTTCAATAGATTCATCAATGCCCCTGAAGAAGCAACAAGCATGCTGATTATCCAATCCGAACGAGAAGTACTCCATGAACAGATCGTGCTAGTGATGGATATCGCGAAACAGGCAGGTATAGATAAAATCGGGTTCGCTATTGTTGCCAGAGACTGACCTCTCTTATACAGTGGCAATAGCATTTCATTCTCTACAGAAGGAGAATTCAGATGGCTTTGAACATG
This region includes:
- a CDS encoding MotA/TolQ/ExbB proton channel family protein produces the protein RIGTEQFIASIADSLRKENIMEAVSTCEEAGGPLANVLKAGLLRYSQAQIEERDISKEEIQEAIEEASLLEIPELERNLPVLGTVAVVSPLFGLLGTVTGMISAFTTIALEGTGDPQQLAGGISQALLTTAAGLTVAIPCLIFFQLFDSWVNRHMVEISQVSTEIVNQLIVGEGGEA
- a CDS encoding biopolymer transporter ExbD; its protein translation is MAQVNGEQKLTLLATKIRERKPPTLSMAPMIDCVFLLLIFFMVSTTFSPIPGLRVQLPPPGKPSPDKPKGLTVRIANPEPGADRGTMVLNDEVVQLDEMFNRFINAPEEATSMLIIQSEREVLHEQIVLVMDIAKQAGIDKIGFAIVARD